GAGCTGAAATTGCGACTAACTTTGGCTTTAAGTCAGCCAATGCAGCAGAAGAGCATTTAAAAGCATTAGCTAAAAAGGGCTATATAGAAATGCTGCCCGGTACATCACGCGGTATTCGCCTTGCAGAAGAATTTATACAAGAAGATGGATTACCACTTGTTGGACGAGTTGCAGCAGGGGAGCCTATTTTAGCGCAAGAGCATGTAGAGCAGCACTATAAAATTGATGGCAGTCTATTTCATCCTGCGGCTGATTATTTATTACGTGTTAGCGGCGAAAGTATGAAAAATATAGGTATTTTTGATGGTGACCTACTAGCGGTTCATCAAACAACAGATGTACAAAATGGCCAAGTAATTGTTGCTCGTGTTGAAGATGATGTTACGGTTAAGCGCTTTAAACGTGAAGGCAATGTGGTTTATTTACATGCTGAAAACGACGATTTTTCACCTATTAAAGTGGATTTAACATCTCAACAATTTAATATTGAAGGATTGGCAGTGGGTGTAATTCGATCGGGCCGATTGGATGTAATCACTTATTCATCTACTTTAATTATTTTCTCTTCATTTCCCGTAACATTAAGCAGATTTAAACTAAGCGTTTAAATCTGCTTTTGCTTATATTTGGTCATACATTATCCCACTTACTTTTTTAAACTGAGTTATTGTGCTATTCGCTCGTAAAATCGGCTTTATGCAGGTTTTTTATACAGCGCATTGTGTGGCTGATTATTTATTATTCAGTACAAAAAAACATCTCAGAACAAAAAACAAACATTCTACATACCCTTTTAAAAATGGACGCTTCGCTTAGTTTAGGGTTAATACTCTATTGTATTTATTGGTTTTTATTTTTCATGCTTTTGAAATTTTAATTTGACCCCGATCAAGTTTTAAGTAATTCTAGTCTAGAAAACGTACAAACATAACAATAGGGCGTAATTGACGGTTGTCTGTTAATGCGTCACTTAAATAATAATAAATGTATGCGCAAAACAGTCAGCTTTCATGATGAATCTGTGTTGTTTTGCCTCAAAAGGGTGAAGGAGATGTCGAGTGAAGAGACGTAACCTAGGTTTGCTGTTGCTAGGGGGCTTGTTGTCCAGTTCGGTTTGGGCAGATATGCCACTGAATTTGACCAAGGGCGTTACGGATGTCAGTAGAGACGTATATGATTTACATATGCTGGTACTCTATATCTGTACTGCTATTGGTGTTGTGGTATTTGGTGCCATGTTTTGGTCTATGGTTTTTCACCGTAAATCAAAAGGCTTTAAACCATCAACCTTCCATGAAAGCACAAAAGTTGAAATTCTTTGGACGGCAATTCCTGTCGTTATTCTAATCGCGATGGCTGTTCCTGCCACTATTACGCTCATTGATATGGAAAATAACGATGATGCGGATTTGACGATTCAAGTTACTGGTTCTCAGTGGAAATGGCATTATAAGTATTTCGATCAAGATCTCGAATTCTATTCAGTACTTTCTACTCCGCGCGAGCAGTATGAAAACCAAGACGGTACTTCAGCAGAGAAAGGTGAAAACTACCTGTTAGAAGTTGATCGTCATTTAGTTATTCCAACCAATAAAAAAGTACGGTTTGTTATTACTTCTGATGATGTTATTCACGCTTGGTGGGTACCGGCATTTGCGGTTAAACAAGATGCTAACCCTGGCTTTATTAATGAAGCTTGGACGAAAGTAGATGAACCTGGTATTTATCGCGGTCAATGTGCTGAGTTGTGTGGTAAAGATCACGGTTTTATGCCGATTGTGGTTGAAGTTAAATCAGAAGCTGATTATGCGATTTGGCTTGATGAACAAAAACAATTGAAGGCAAACGCAGCAGCTGCTGAAGCGGCTTCGTTAAATGCTTCTGTTCCTCTAGAAGAGCTAATGCAACTCGGTGAAACAACTTACACTGCTTATTGTGCTGCTTGTCATCAAGTTAGCGGTCAAGGTTTACCTCCAGCATTTCCTGCCCTTAAAGGCAGTGCTGTTGCTACAACAGGTCCAGCAAGTGAGCACATAGATATAGTGTTTAACGGTAAAGCTGGTACAGGTATGCAAGGTTACGGCAAGCAATTAAGCTTAAAAGAAATTGCTGCAGTCGTTACTTACGAGCGTAATGCTTGGGGTAACAATACGGGTGATGCTGTGCAAGCTGCTGACGTAAAAGCAGTGTCGGGCGCCGCAAGTACCGGTATTTTAGATGTTGTTGAAGATGTAGTAGAAGATGTAACAGAGCAAGTTACTGACGTTATTGACGACATTATGCCTGAAGAAGATTTAGCCAAGGTTTATAGCAAAGATGAATTAATGACCATGGGTGAAGAAGTTTACATGACCGCATGTGCTGCATGTCATCAAGCGAGTGGAGCTGGTATGGCACCAGTATTTCCAGCACTTAAAGATAGTGTAATTGCTAAGGGCGACGTAACAGTTCATATCGACATGGTTCTCAATGGTAGCAAGAAAAATCCAGCAATGGCTGCATTTTCTGGCCAATTAACTAAAACGCAAATTGCTGCGGTTGTAACTTATGAGCGTAATGCTTGGGGTAACAACACCGGTGATTTAGTCCAGCCAGCAGATGTTGCTGCTAGCGCGAAGTAGGGAGGCGTTATAATGACTACAGATGTAATTAATGATCAATCCGAACATGATTCACATGACGGTGAGCACCATGATCATAAAATGACCGGCCTGAAACGCTGGTTATATACCACTAACCATAAAGATATCGGTTCGATGTACTTATGGTTCTCATTTATTATGTTCTTAACTGGCGGTGTAATGGCGTTGGTTATCCGCGCTGAGCTATTTCAGCCAGGATTACAAATAATTGAGCCTGACTTCTTTAACCAAATGACCACGGTTCACGGTCTTATTATGGTTTTCGGCGCAATAATGCCAGCCTTTACTGGTTTAGCTAACTGGATGCTACCTATGATGGTTGGCGCGCCAGATATGGCATTGCCACGCTTGAATAACTGGAGCTTTTGGATACTACCATTTGCTTTCGCTATTTTATTGTCGACTTTCTTTTTAGAAAGTGGCGCGCCTAACTTTGGTTGGACTTTCTACGCACCATTATCAACGACATACAGTAACGGTAGTACGGCGCTGTTTGTATTTGCGGTACATATTATGGGGATTTCCTCAATTATGGGCGCGATTAACATCGTTGTTACCATTATGAATATGCGTGCGCCAGGTATGACCTACATGAAAATGCCATTATTTGTTTGGACATTTTTCATCACAGCTTACTTGTTAATTGCGGTAATGCCGGTGCTCGCGGGTACCGTCACTATGGTGTTAACCGATACCTACTTTGGCACCAGCTTCTTTGATGCCGCCGGTGGTGGTGACCCTGTAATGTTCCAGCATATATTCTGGTTCTTTGGTCATCCTGAAGTTTACATCATGATTTTGCCAGCCTTTGGTATTGTATCTACTACCATTCCAGCATTTTCACGTAAAAAACTCTTTGGTTATAGTTCAATGGTTTACGCGACTGCATCAATTGCATTCTTATCGTTTATCGTTTGGGCGCATCACATGTTTACCACGGGTATGCCGCTATTTGGTGAATTATTCTTTATGTATTGCACCATGTTAATTGCCGTACCTACGGGTGTTAAGGTCTTTAACTGGGCTGCAACTATGTGGCGCGGTTCAATTAGCTTTGAAACGCCAATGTTATTCTCTATTGCCTTCGTGATTTTGTTCACTATTGGTGGTTTTTCTGGCTTGATGCTAGCGATGACTCCAGTGGATTTTCAATATCATGATACTTACTTTGTTGTTGCTCATTTCCATTATGTATTGGTTACAGGTGCGCTATTCTCTATTTTTGCTGGCGCATACTACTGGTTACCAAAATGGACGGGTTACATGTACAACGACACCTTAAGTAAATGGCATTTTTGGTGTTCATTGATCTCAGTTAACTTATTGTTCTTCCCAATGCACTTTTTAGGATTAGCGGGCATGCCTCGTCGTATTCCTGATTACGCTTTGCAGTTTGCAGATTTTAATAAGTGGGTCAGTATTGGTGGTTTTGCTTTTGGTATTTCGCAATTAATTTTCTTGGTGTTGGTTATCAAGTGTATTAGAGGCGGAGAAAAAGCTCCTGCGAAACCTTGGGATGGCGCAGAAGGATTGGAATGGACAGTGCCTAGCCCTGCGCCATACCATACTTTTGAAACACCACCAAAAATTGATTAATTGGAAATAAAATGACTAACGGTGAATCGCAAAACAAGTTGTCAGAACAAGCGCAAGCAAAAACGCATGATGCGTCAGTGAAAAAAACAGTAAAAAAGCTGATGTTAATCGTTTTTGGTATGTTTGGTTTTGGTTTTGCGATGGTACCGTTATATGACGTGTTTTGTGATATCACTGGGTTGAATGGAAAAACCTCTAACGTGGCAGCAAGTTACGATGCTGTATCGATAGATACCGAACGTACGATTACCGTGCAATTTTTGACTCGAACAGCTAAAGGTATTCCTTGGCGGTTTGAGCCAATGATTAACGAAGTGAAAGTGCACCCAGGTGAGCGTAAAGTCGTTACATTTTACGCAAAAAATGAGTCTGTAAACGATATTATCGGCCAAGCTGTGCCGTCAGTATCACCAGGGCGGGCTGCGATTTATTTTCAAAAGATAGAGTGCTTTTGTTTTAATAATCAGCCGTTAAAAGCCAGTGAAGATGTTGAAATGGGTTTACAATTTTATGTTGATGTAGACTTACCCGATGACGTATCTACTATCACCCTGTCTTACACCTTATACGATATTACAAGCTCAGTTGATTCTTAAGTGCTTAGCACTTAAATGAGGGGAACAACAATGACGACAAAAGAATACGAAAGTTATTACGTACCAGCGCAAAGCAAATGGCCAATAATTGGGGCTGTAGCGCTGTTTTTGATTGCCGTGGGTGCTGGCAATTATGTCTCAAATTTAAATAATCCTGAAAATGCAGGCGGTGGCTGGGTTTTACTGGCTGGTGTCGCATTGATTATTTATATGGTTTTTGGCTGGTTCAATAATGTTATTACCGAGTCAATGGCTGGAAAATATAGTCGTCAAATGGATAATTCATTCCGTCAAGGTATGAGTTGGTTCATCTTTTCAGAAGTCATGTTTTTTGCGGCATTTTTTGGTGCGTTACTTTATGCTCGTACTTTCTCTGTGCCTTGGCTTGACGGTGCAGGCAATAATGCTGCAACAGCCGCTATACTATGGCCTGAATTTACCGCAACTTGGCCGTTAATAAAAACACCTGATGGCACTGAAACGACCGCTATGGGTTGGTATGGTTTACCATTAATTAACACCATTTTATTGTTAACGTCATCAATTACTGCACATTTTGCACATGTTTCATTAGAACAAGAAAAACGTGGATTATTAAAGTTTTGGTTAGGTTTAACGGTAGTTTTAGGTATTGTTTTTCTGTTTTGCCAAGGCCTAGAATATGCGCATGGCTATGCTGATGAAATGAAACTGTATTTAGACAGTGGCATTTACGGTAATACCTTTTACTTGCTAACCGGCTTTCATGGTATGCACGTAACCTTGGGTACCATCATGTTGTTAGTGATGTTAATTCGAGTATTTAAGGGACATTTTACACCGAAAAACCATTTTGCATTCCAAGCCGCAAGTTGGTATTGGCATTTTGTTGATGTAGTTTGGGTAATACTGTTTGTTTTTGTTTATATTATCTAAAGTATTTAATAACGACAAAATTGAGTAAGTTATTGAAGGTACGATATTATCAATATCGTACCTTTCATTATTTAAAAGGGGCGTGGATTAGGCGTGATAACCCCAGTAAATATACCGATAACAAGCAATAAAATGATGACGACGGATGTTATAACTCTACGGCCGATATATTTAGACATAGGTGGCTTGTCGGAATCATTTTTATTCATGATAAATAATGCTCTAAACAAGTTGTAAATCATAAAGGCTAATAAGCCGACAACAATAATTTTAATTAACACAACATTCTCTCTTTTATAGTCTGTTTTTAGTTAGTGAACATGCGGTAGTCTATGAATCTGGTATTAATTCAGCACAAGTTAAAACAACTTAATTGGCCGATGGTTATATTTACCATGCTAGTATTTTCGTTATTAATCAAGCTCGGATTTTGGCAAATTGAACGGGCTTTTGAAAAAGAGCAACGTCAACAACGCATTAAAACGTTAAGCCAACGCAACGCATTATCGTTAGAGCAAATATTAGCGCTTAAAGGCTTGCAAGACGGAATTAATGATTTACCCATAGAGGTAAGTGGGAATTTTGATGCTGATAAAGTTTTTCTGCTTGATAATCAGCCTGATAAAGGGCGCTTAGGCTATCGGGTATATCAAATTATTGAAAGTAACGGCGCTGCTATTTTAGTTAACTTAGGTTGGGTGCAAGGCTCGATTGACCGAAGTGTATTACCTGAGATATTACCTGTTAGTGGTCAACATACCATGACAGGTCATGTTCGAGAAATTGAAGTGGGTATTCAATTACAAGCGCAAAATTTCACTGATTCAAACTGGCCGCTGCGAGTACAACAAATAGAAATCGATAAGTTTTCGCAATTAATCAACAAGAAACTATTGCCCTTTGTGGTTTACTTAGATAAAAAAGAGTCTATAGGATATAAAAAAAATTGGCAGCCGATCGTAATGCCACCTGAAAAACATCGAGGATATGCTTTTCAATGGTTTAGCTTGGCATTAGCTTGGATAAGTTTAATGATTTGGGCCGCTATAAAAATGAGTAAAAAAGATCCATCATAAATGACTAAAATAATCTGAAATAAAAATGAGTAAGTAGAGTAGAAAATACCGAAATCAAATAATAAGAATAAAAGGCTGAGTTGTATGAGTTCTTCAGAGTTAAATAAATCGCGCCGCAGTATGTTAATTCTCTTAGCGGTATTTATTATCCCGATTGTGCTAGCTAAATTAGCACTAAACCAACAATGGTTTAATTATGGTGTCACCAACCAAGGGCAGTTAATTGATAATGAACTGACTTTGGCAAAACTTGGGCTAAATGTAGACGATTTTGATCACCAATGGTTGATGTTATACACCTTACCAGCAACATGTGATGAACAATGTGAAAAAGTTTTAGTCAGCGTTAACAATACCTATATAGCACTTGGTAAAGAAATGCCGCGTGTTAAACCTATCGCTTTAACTCAACAAGATTTAAGTCCAGCACAAGCTGAAAAAATTAATATTAAGAAATGGCACATTCAAGCTATGCCTGCATTAGCTAAAGTTGAGATTACCCAGTCACAAGTGCTTATTGTTGATCCACTAGGCAATGTCATTTTAAGCCATATACCGCCAAAAAGTCATGAGCAATTGCCGCACTTTGGTAAGTCAATATTAGCCGACTTTAAGAAGTTGTTAAAATATTCAAGGATTGGCTAATATGAGAACACAAAGCTCATCGGATATTAAAAAACTCGTTTTTGTTAGCATTTTATTAGCCATAGTTGTGGTCAGTTTAGGTGCTTATACTCGATTAACTCACGCCGGACTTGGTTGCCCTGATTGGCCAGGCTGTTACGGTTTTATTGACGTGCCAAAAACAAGTGAACAAATTTTGGCTGCTGAAAAAGCATTCCCTGATCGCCCAGTAGAGCATCACAAAGCTTGGAACGAAATGATTCATCGTTACTTTGCTGGCGCCTTAGGTTTTTTAATTCTAATTATTGCCTTTTTGTCGATTAAACGTCGAGCGCATGGTGGCCCCGTGGGTTTGCCTATTTTAATTTTGTTAGTGGTGATATTTCAAGCCGCACTTGGCATGTGGACCGTCACCATGATGTTAATGCCTGTGGTTGTCATGGGGCATCTGCTCGGGGGCTTTACCACTTTATGCTTATTGTTTTTACTGTATTTGCGTTTGGGAGATTATCGAGTACCCGGCGGTGATGTTGCTTTAAAAAAATATGCTAAGTTTGGTGTGTTAGGTATTATTATTTTAGTTGGGCAAATTAGTTTAGGTGGTTGGACATCGTCAAATTACGCCGCGCTAACCTGTACTGAGCTACCTATTTGTCAAGCTGGTTGGATGGATCAGCTAAATTTTGAACATGCGTTAGATCTAATACCGCCAGAGAAAGATAGTTACGAATTTGGTCATTTAGATCATGCGTCGCGTTTAACCATTCATGTGATGCATCGCATTGGTGCTATAGTAACAACGCTTTATTTATTATGGTTTGCTATCAGTATATACCGTAAAGCTCAGTCACCATTTTTTAGAAATGCTTCATTGAGTTTAGGTTTTATTCTTAGCGTACAAGTTGGCTTAGGGATAAGTAATGTTTGGTTTTCATTACCGTTAAGTGTAGCGGTAAGTCACAACGTGGTTGCTGCCATGTTAATGATGTCATTAATTACTATGACATACAGTTTAAAACGGAAAATTTAGGGGCATAATATGAGTCAAAGCAACACGGTAGAAGCGAGTCATAGCGCACCTAGTACGCCCATTTGGCGTGATTATTATGAAATAACAAAACCACGCGTAGTGGCATTGTTAGTGTTAACGGCTTTAGTGGGCATGTGTTTATCTGTGCCTGGCGTTATTCCTTGGCAGGTTTTAGTGCCATCCATGATAGGCATTGGCTTTTTGTCTTCAGCCGCCGCTGCCATTAACCACATTGTAGATGAACGTATAGATAAAGTGATGGGGCGAACTTATAATCGACCATTACCAAACGGCAGGCTTACTGCACGCAGCGCCACCATCTTCGCGATCAGTTTAGCCGTGGTAGGCTTTATCGTTTTATATGCGTTAGTCAACCCGCTCACTGCTTGGTTAACCTTCTCAGGTCTTGTAGGTTATAGCTTTATTTATACTATGTATTTAAAGCGCGCTACCCCTCAAAATATAACCATTGGCGGTTTAGCTGGAGCGATTCCCCCTTTATTGGGTTGGACAGCAATGACCAATGAAGTACACCCCAATGCGCTATTATTAGTACTTTTGATATTCACTTGGACACCACCTCATTTTTGGGCGTTAGCTATTCATCGAAAAGACGAATATGCCAAAGTTAACATTCCTATGCTGCCGGTTACTCACGGAGTAAACTTCACTAAAACTCAAATTTTACTGTATACGGTATTGCTGTTTGTTGTGGGTTTATTACCGTATTTAGTCGGTATGAGTAATTGGTTATATTTAATTGGTGCAGTGGTTTTAAACTTGGTGTTTTTTGCTTATGCTTGGAAATTAAAATTTCATGCTGATGAAGAAACTGCCATGGATACTTTTAAGTTTTCTATTGTGCATTTAATGGCATTATTTATTATTCTCTTACTCGATCACTACTTATTACCGGTTACCGGCTAATGAACAAAATAGTTACCTTGATAGTTGCATTAGGTGCACTTGCGGCCGGTATCGTGTTATTTGGTCAGTTAAACCAAAAGGCGCCAGTTGAATTTGCCTTACATTATCAACAAGCACGAGATATAAAAACCTTTGAGTTAACTGATCATCTCGGCGAAAAGTTCAATAATGAGTCGCTCAAAGGTAAGTGGAACTGGGTGTTTTTTGGTTATACATCTTGCCCTGATGTTTGCCCAACAACACTGCAAGAACTGAACTTTATCTACGATGATTTACAAGCGATAACAAATAACAACCAAGTTTTGCTAGTTTCTGTTGACCCTAAACGTGATACGCAAGAAAAGCTTGCAAGTTATATTGGTTATTTTAATCCTGAATTTAAAGCTTTGCATGGTGATCATGGGGCATTATTTCCATTCGCGAGAAACTTAGGTTTAATGTATGCGATTACTGAGCCTGAAGTTGATCTGCAATTGAATAGTGATGCCATAGAAAACCACGGAGCAACAGTAACTAACTACTTAGTTGATCACAGTGCATCATTAGTATTAATTAATCCTGATGGCAAAGTAGAAGCTATTTTTAAGCCAAAACAAGCGTTGGGTGAAGTGCCGGTGATTGAAGGTAATAAACTTGTAAGTGATTTTGCAAAAATAGTCGCGTTATATTGAGTTAAGTTTAAAGCAACAACAAAATTAAACTCGGTATTTATGAGGTGAAGTTTTTAAACTATTTTCCACATAAATGCCGAGCTGATAACTTCGCTACTCACAGTTTATTCTGTCTTATTTATAACGGATACCATTCTCGATTTTCTTTGAGAATAAACCAAGGTTTTGAAAACCAATAATATCTACCAGGTTCACTAATACTCGGTGCAGTACAATTACAGCGTACACGACCTGGCTGTAATGGCGAACTAAAATTAATGGTAAAGCTTTCGTCGTTTTGCCATTCAATTTTTTGTCGGCCTAAGCCAGAAATATAACAATGTAGCTGATCAGGTTCAAAGTCATCAACTTCCACATTAACGGTTAGTGAAGAAGATTGACCTTGCTCAAAGATGGTTTGTAGATTGTCGCCTTTAAGCTGAATGTTAAAAGGTAATGACTCTAGCTTATCTCGCAGGCTTGAAAGTTGGTCGTAGGGTTGCGAAGCAGGAAATCGCGGAATACTGGTCACGTCAGTATTCAAACTAACAGCCCCAGATTGCTGTGAAAATGCAACAAAGTTATTATCACGTACCCATTGTTGAACTTCTGGACTGAACTCACCATAAGGATAGGCAAAGTAGCGCCAGCTCTGGCCAGTTTCTGCTTTAATCATTTCTTCAGCACGTAATAGCGTTTCTGTATTTTTGGCTAACCAAGCTTGGGTGGTCATTCCGTCTGGCGTTCGGGCTAACGAATCATGGTGCATGCCATGGTTGGCAATAATTACACCGTCATCAGCCATCACTTTTAATTGTTGCCATGATAGAAAATGTGAAGTGTTCTGTCCTACCATCCCCGGGTTGATAAAGATGGTAAAAGGAAAGTTATACTTGTCTAAAATTGGCTTACCATTGGTTAAAATGTTGATATAAGCATCATCAAAGGTGATCACTACCGTTTTATCGGGTAAAGCTTGTTGCTGCTTAATAGCGTCCATTAAGGTGGATAAGGCAATTACTTTAAAGTTATTGTCTTTAAGATATTGCATATGTTTTGAAAATTGTTCGGGGGTAATGCTAGTGCTAGCTGGAGTGTCTTCACTAACATGATGATATTGTAAAATAACAGTAGCAAAACTGGTGAAATGTATGCAAAAGCACAACGCTGCCAAGAGACGGTATTTCATGGTAATCTTCCTGCAAAATATGGGAAATTAAAGACAGGCGTAAAATAGCTTTTTTTTAACACTTTATATAGCCCAATTAACAATAAAGGTCAGCTTTTTTGAAATTCAATGATTTAGATCGGCATAAGCAATTGTTCGTACTCGCTTTACCGATGATTTTATCAAATATAACCGCACCTTTATTAGGCTTGGTTGATACTGCAGTTATCGGGCACTTATCTCATGCTTATTATTTGGGTGGAAGTACGGTCGGGGCGATGATTATTACGGTCATTACTTGGCTTTGTGGTTTTTTGAGAATGTCGACAACGGGCTTGTCGGCACAAGCGTTTGGTCAACAAAATGATCAATCAAACTGCTTAATATTACTCCGCGGTATCATTGTTGCTTTCACCGTTGGCTTGGTGGTTATTCTGCTGCAAGGCGTTTATCTAGATATAGCACTTTCACTCGCTGGAGGCTCTGAGCAAGTTCAGTTTTATGCTCGAGAATATAGTGAAGTGCGTGTATGGGGCTTGCCTGCGGCATTGGCGAATTTAGTCATTATGGGCTGGCTACTTGGCAATCACCAAGCGAAAGCGGTGATGTGGTTAGTTATTACGACAAATTTAATTAATTTAGGCTTAGATCTACTGTTTGTTATTGGTTTTGAATGGCAAGTTAAAGGTGTGGCATTGGCGACCTTAATTTCAGAATACAGTGGCTTAATTATAGGGTTAATCTTTGTATTTAAAAACTTTCAGCACAAATTTATTGGCTTGTTTACCAATGCACAGCAACTTTTTGAGGCGGTGTTAGAGCGCTCGGCATTACTTAGCTATTTTAAGCTTAATCGAGATATATTAATTCGTACTTTATGCTTAGAAGTTTGCTTTGTATTTATGACTTTTCAAGGTGCACGACTAGGTGATGATGTCATAGCGGCCAATGCGATATTGATGAACTTTTTGTTATTAATATCGTTCGGTTTAGACGGTATCGCGAATGCTGCCGAAGTTATGGTGGGTAAAGCAAAAGGTGAAAATAACCAAAAAAATATGTTTGTCAGCGTGAATATCGCACTATGTTGGACCGGCATCTTTGCTCTGGCTTATAGCTTAATGTTTTATCTAGCGGGTAATTATTTTATTACAACCATTTCAAATATAACCGAGGTTGTTGATTATGCACAACAGCATTTATTCTGGATTGTAGCGCTGCCCATACTCGCTTGTTGGTGTTATTTATACGACGGTGTGTATGTGGGATTAATGCAAGCACATATTATGAGAAACAGCATGTTAATTGCTACTTTTGGTTGTTTCTTTCCGGTGTGGTGGTTATTACAAGATTATGGTAATCATGGATTGTGGGCTGCATTTTCTGTTTTTATGTTAGCGCGTGGAGTAACGTTGGCTTGGCACTATCAACGAAATAAACATGCTTTTTAATGAGTCTGCATGCTTATGGTTTTATCTAAGGTTTAGTGCGATTAAAAATATGATA
The Colwellia sp. Arc7-D genome window above contains:
- a CDS encoding polysaccharide deacetylase family protein; translated protein: MKYRLLAALCFCIHFTSFATVILQYHHVSEDTPASTSITPEQFSKHMQYLKDNNFKVIALSTLMDAIKQQQALPDKTVVITFDDAYINILTNGKPILDKYNFPFTIFINPGMVGQNTSHFLSWQQLKVMADDGVIIANHGMHHDSLARTPDGMTTQAWLAKNTETLLRAEEMIKAETGQSWRYFAYPYGEFSPEVQQWVRDNNFVAFSQQSGAVSLNTDVTSIPRFPASQPYDQLSSLRDKLESLPFNIQLKGDNLQTIFEQGQSSSLTVNVEVDDFEPDQLHCYISGLGRQKIEWQNDESFTINFSSPLQPGRVRCNCTAPSISEPGRYYWFSKPWFILKENREWYPL
- a CDS encoding MATE family efflux transporter, with protein sequence MKFNDLDRHKQLFVLALPMILSNITAPLLGLVDTAVIGHLSHAYYLGGSTVGAMIITVITWLCGFLRMSTTGLSAQAFGQQNDQSNCLILLRGIIVAFTVGLVVILLQGVYLDIALSLAGGSEQVQFYAREYSEVRVWGLPAALANLVIMGWLLGNHQAKAVMWLVITTNLINLGLDLLFVIGFEWQVKGVALATLISEYSGLIIGLIFVFKNFQHKFIGLFTNAQQLFEAVLERSALLSYFKLNRDILIRTLCLEVCFVFMTFQGARLGDDVIAANAILMNFLLLISFGLDGIANAAEVMVGKAKGENNQKNMFVSVNIALCWTGIFALAYSLMFYLAGNYFITTISNITEVVDYAQQHLFWIVALPILACWCYLYDGVYVGLMQAHIMRNSMLIATFGCFFPVWWLLQDYGNHGLWAAFSVFMLARGVTLAWHYQRNKHAF